The following DNA comes from Mycobacteroides immunogenum.
CGGTATCGTCGGCAGTGCCGCCGCACCTGCCGGCGTGAATGGTCTGCTGTACGGCGGTGGGCTGCATCAGCTCTGGTTGCAGCTGGTCGGGGTGGTCGCCGTACTTGTCTATTCGGTCGCGGTCACCGGGCTCATCGGCCTGGGATTGCGGCATTCCCTGGGCATCCGGTCGCACCCGCAGCACGAGTCCGACGGTCTGGACGACGCCGAGCACGCGGAATCGGCGTACGAGTTGGCCACCACCCGTGGCGGTGGCCTTATCAACCCTGGGCGGTGAACCTGCCGATTCCGGGCAGGAATCGACCGACCCGCGATCCGTATTCACGGTAGGCGGCGCCGTGCACTGTCAGCAGGTAGGGCTCCTCGACGACGCGCACTTGCAGCTCGATGGATGCGGCCAGTAGTGCGAAACCGCTGAGGGCCAGGGGGTTCGGCGCCATCAGTGCCGCCCCCGTGGCGAACAGCAGCATTGCGGTGAAAATTGGATTGCGTATCCAGCCGAAGACTCCGGCGCAGACCAGCGCGGTGGTTTCCTGGGTGTCGACGCCAACCCGCCAGGATTCGCCCATCGTTTGTTGTGCCCCTATCGTCGCGACGAGTCCTACCGCCGCCAATACGATTCCGGCGACCTGGACCGGCCGGTTATCAAGCGCGGCAAGGGGAGTGGCGAGGCCGGTGAGCTGCAGGATGGGGGCGAGGAGGGCAACGAGTATCGCGGCGATGAAGCCCACCCCGGCGAGCCATTCGAGGGAACCCGGGCGGCCGTGGAATCCGCGGAAACCGGTGGACCCGGTCGCGCGCCACTGGCGGTAGCTCTTCCAGCCGAGCCCCGCGGCGACGAACGTCAGGTACAGGACAAGCACCGCCATGGCCATGAGCGCCCTCTCTACGAATGCATACATTCGCATAGAACAATATGTAGGTGCCGGTGTCAACACCCAGCGTGCTGAGGTGCGGGGACTACGGTGACCAGAGCCGCCACATGCTTGTCGCGCCGTCGTACTCACGCGCTCGCTGCGCCGCCTCCGCCACGGTCTTGCCGCCGGTCAATTCGTAAAAGAAGAGCACCGCGACAAGAAAGGCCGCGTGCCCGTCGGGAGCCTCCTGGGGTGCGAAGTAGCCGGCGGCGCCCGTGTCCAGAAATGCCTCTGCGAGTTCGGGGCTCCCCGTTTCGCATCCGAGGGACACCACGAAACTTCCGGCAAGCCGCAGGTGCCGGCGTACCTCGTCCGGGCCCATCAGTCCGTTGAACGGCTGTGCAGAGGCGACGGGCTCACCGAGCTCGGGGAGCAGGATTCGGCCTTCATCGCCGTGGCAGCCGAGGATGACAAACGGGGCGACCGGCCGCGTACTTCCCAGTGCCGAGACGATATGGCGGGGTTGCCCGATGGGGTGATAGTGCACCCTGATCCCGAACTCCTCCAACGCATCCCGAATAGGTCGGGAGGAGGAGTCATCGATGTCGACGAGATCGACCTCCGTCCAGGTCAGCGCGCCTGCGACAACATCATCGATTCGGGACTGGGACACGGCTGGCAGCATAAGTGTCGACGCGGGCGCCTGCCACCGAGTTTTGCCCGTGGTGCCGAGCGAAATACGCAGGGATAGAGCTTGTCTTGGTAAGCGGCAGGGCGCCACTCATCTAGGCTCCTGCAGTTATGAGGACTGTCCTGGGGGTGGCGTCGCTGTTTTGCGTGCTGGCGATGACGATGGCGGTGGCGTCCGCGGGCACCGCGTCGGCGAATCCCGACGAGCTGCCCGTGCAGACCGAAGCGCTGCCCGGCCTGATGCTTGCGTCCGGGGATGTGGACCCCGTCATGGGCGCCAGCATGCAGGTGTCCGCGGATTGGGCGGGGCTGGTGTCGGACCGCACTGACAGGCCCGATTGCGGCAGTGTGGTTTTCGCATCGGCCGCGAGCTATGAATCGTCCAATTACCTATCGGGGCGGTTCCGGTCCTTTGTGGACAGGCCCGGCTGGCTTCGCCTGGTGCAACAGAGCATGGTGATCTTTCCCGAGTGGTCGGACGCGACAGATTTCGCACTGGGCGAGGCGGATCGCTGGCGCGCCTGCGAGAACCAGCGGGTCACCTCCCTCCTGCCGCAGCCGGACGGAAGCACGAGTCGTGAGTGGGTGCAGCTGCGCAATATCGTCCAGGTACAAGAGGTTCTGGTGGTCGGCTACACGTGGCCGACCGATTTCGGTGGAGTCATTTACTGCCAGCACGCGCTCGCGCCGTTGCGAAACGTGGCCATCGACGTACGGGCATGCGCGGAGCGGGACGGCAACCGTGCCCTCGACCTCATCCAGGCTCTGCTGCCCCGCGTGGCCAGGGCCTAGCTGCGGCGGAAGGTGCTGTCACCAAACTGGTCTCGGGTAATCTCGGACTCGTGGCCAGTGGAGGCAGCATCGTTGTCTGCGGCGAGACGCTCGTTGATCTGGTTCCGGCGACCGGTGGATTATGGCGGCCAGTACCCGGTGGTGGGCCGTACAACACCGCGATTGCCGCGGCGAAATTGGGCGCGCCGGCCGCCTTGCTCACTCATGTGTCCCGTGATGCGTTCGGGCGCCAGTGC
Coding sequences within:
- a CDS encoding methyltransferase family protein; amino-acid sequence: MAMAVLVLYLTFVAAGLGWKSYRQWRATGSTGFRGFHGRPGSLEWLAGVGFIAAILVALLAPILQLTGLATPLAALDNRPVQVAGIVLAAVGLVATIGAQQTMGESWRVGVDTQETTALVCAGVFGWIRNPIFTAMLLFATGAALMAPNPLALSGFALLAASIELQVRVVEEPYLLTVHGAAYREYGSRVGRFLPGIGRFTAQG
- a CDS encoding sensor domain-containing protein — translated: MASLFCVLAMTMAVASAGTASANPDELPVQTEALPGLMLASGDVDPVMGASMQVSADWAGLVSDRTDRPDCGSVVFASAASYESSNYLSGRFRSFVDRPGWLRLVQQSMVIFPEWSDATDFALGEADRWRACENQRVTSLLPQPDGSTSREWVQLRNIVQVQEVLVVGYTWPTDFGGVIYCQHALAPLRNVAIDVRACAERDGNRALDLIQALLPRVARA